Proteins found in one Calypte anna isolate BGI_N300 chromosome 10, bCalAnn1_v1.p, whole genome shotgun sequence genomic segment:
- the INTS14 gene encoding integrator complex subunit 14 isoform X1, whose translation MPTVVVMDVSLSMTRPVSVEGSEEYQRKHLAVHGLTMLFEHMATNYKLEFTALVVFSSLWELMVPFTRDYNTLQEALSNMDDYDKTCLESALLGVCNIVQQEWGAAIPCQVVLVTDGCLGIGRGSLRHSLATHSQRSESNRFPLPFPFPSKLYVMCMANLEELQSTDSLDCLERLIDLNNGEGQIFTIDGPLCLKNVQSMFGKLIDLAYTPFHAVLKCGHLTSDVQVFPRPEPFVIDEEIDPIPKAINTDLEIVGFVDIADISSPPVLSRHLVLPIALNREGDEVGAGITDDTEDENSANQIAGKIPNFCVLLHGSLKVEGMVAVVQLGPEWYGMLYSQADSKKKSNLMMSLFEPGPEPLPWLGKMAQLGPISDAKENPYGEDDNKSPFPLQPKNKRSYAQNVTVWIKPSGLQTDVQKILRNARKLPEKTQTFYKELNRLRKAALAFGFLDLLKGVADMLERECTLLPDTAHPDAAFQLTHAAQQLKVASTGASEYAAYDHNIAPLQTDFSSTGTERM comes from the exons atgccGACGGTGGTGGTGATGGACGTGTCGCTCTCCATGACCCGGCCGGTGTCGGTGGAGGGTTCCGAGGAGTACCAGAGGAAACATTTGGCTGTCCACGGGCTGACCATGCTCTTCGAGCACATGGCGACCAACTACAAGCTGGAGTTCACGGCCCTGGTGgtgttttcctctctctggGAGCTGATGGTGCCCTTTACAAGAGACTACAACACGCTGCAG GAAGCCCTGAGTAACATGGATGATTATGACAAAACCTGTTTAGAgtcagcactgctgggggttTGCAATATTGTCCAGCAGGAATGGGGAGCAGCAATTCCTTGCCAG GTTGTCCTTGTCACCGACGGCTGCCTGGGGATCGGCAGAGGTTCCCTGCGGCACTCGCTGGCGACTCACTCCCAGCGAAGCGAAAGCAATCGATTCCCGTtgcctttccccttcccatccAAGCTGTATGTCATGTGCATGGCCAATCTGGAAGAG CTTCAAAGCACAGATTCTTTAGACTGCCTGGAAAGACTCATAGATTTAAACAATGGGGAGGGGCAAATTTTCACCATTGATGGCCCCCTTTGCCTGAAGAATGTGCAGTCTATGTTTGG GAAGCTAATAGACCTGGCTTATACACCATTCCATGCTGTTCTCAAGTGTGGCCACTTAACATCTGATGTGCAAGTATTTCCCAGGCCAGAACCTTTTGTTATAGATGAGGAAATAGATCCCATCCCTAAAGCAATTAATACAG ATCTTGAAATTGTTGGTTTTGTAGACATAGCTGACATTTCTAGCCCTCCTGTCTTATCCAGACACTTGGTACTGCCCATTGCACTTAACAGAG AAGGTGATGAGGTGGGAGCTGGGATCACAGATGACACTGAAGATGAGAATTCAGCTAATCAGATTGCTGGGAAAATCCCCAACTTCTGTGTTCTATTACATGGCAGCCTGAAAGTGGAAGGCATGGTGGCTGTCGTCCAGTTGGG GCCAGAGTGGTATGGGATGCTCTATTCACAAGCTGATAGCAAGAAGAAATCAAACCTCATGATGTCTCTCTTTGAGCCTGGTCCTGAGCCCCTTCCTTGGCTGGGGAAGATGGCACAGCTTGGACCCATTTCAG aTGCAAAAGAAAATCCTTATGGGGAGGATGACAACAAGAGCCCTTTCCCCTTGCAGCCCAAGAACAAGCGCAGTTACGCACAGAACGTTACCGTCTGGATTAAGCCAAGTGGCCTCCAG ACAGATGTACAGAAGATCTTGAGAAATGCAAGGAAGCTCCCTGAAAAAACTCAGACCTTCTATAAA GAACTGAATCGTTTACGGAAGGCAGCTCTGGCCTTTGGCTTTTTGGACCTTTTGAAGGGAGTGGCAGATATGCTGGAGAGGGAGTGCACCCTGCTGCCTGACACAGCTCACCCTGATGCAGCCTTTCAGCTGACAcatgctgctcagcagctcaaAGTGGCAAGTACTGGAGCATCAGAATATGCTGCCTATGATCATAACATTGCTCCACTCCAGACAGACTTTTCCAGTACTGGCACTGAAAGGATGTGA
- the HACD3 gene encoding very-long-chain (3R)-3-hydroxyacyl-CoA dehydratase 3, translated as MAAPSLRPHVHWAQRHRELYLRVELSDVQNPDITITDNVLHFRAQGHGAKGDNIYEFQIEFLEPVEPKPVCRVTQRQLNITVQKKESNWWERLTKQEKRPLFLAPDFDRWLDESDAEMELREKEEEKINKMKIESRVPKDPFRHLKKGYLVMYNLVQFLGFSWIFVNMTVRLFILGKDSFYDTFHTIGDMMHFCQTLAIMEIINSLIGLVRSPLAPTVMQVFGRSFILFVILGSLEEMQSKPVVFFIFYFWSIIELFRYPYYMLSCIGIEWKPLTWLRYTAWIPLYPLGGLAEAVCIVQSIPIFNETGKYSLALPNPLNITIQFSFLLQICLIALFLGVFLNYRHLYKQRKHHLGPKKRKMK; from the exons ATGGCGGCCCCCAGCCTGCGGCCGCACGTGCACTGGGCACAGCGGCACCGCGAGCTCTACCTGCGCGTGGAGCTGAGCGACGTCCAg aACCCGGACATCACCATCACCGACAACGTGCTGCACTTCAGAG CTCAGGGTCATGGTGCCAAAGGGGACAACATCTACGAATTTCAGATCGAGTTCCTAGAACCAGTTGAGCCCAAA CCTGTGTGCAGGGTGACTCAAAGGCAGCTGAACATCACTGTGCAGAAAAAAGAGAGTAACTGGTGGGAGAGACTCACCAAGCAAGAGAAGCGCCCGCTCTTCCTGGCTCCTGACTTTGACCGCTGGTTGGATGAATCGGATGCTGAAATGGAACTGAGGGAGAAG gaagaagaaaagattaacaaaatgaaaatagaatcCAGAGTCCCAAAAGACC CTTTCAGACACCTGAAGAAGGGATACTTAGTCATGTATAATCTTGTACAGTTTTTGGGATTCTCTTGGATTTTTGTCAACATGACAGTACGACTGTTCATCTTAGGAAAAG ATTCTTTCTATGATACATTTCACACTATTGGTGACATGATGCATTTCTGTCAGACCCTGGCAATAATGGAGATCATTAATTCACTAATAGGACTCGTCAGATCACCACTGGCACCTACTGTAATGCAG gTATTTGGgagaagttttattttgtttgttatCCTCGGAAGCTTAGAGGAAATGCAGAGCAAACCTGTGGTcttcttcatattttatttctggagtATCATTGAGCTGTTCAG GTATCCATATTACATGCTTTCATGTATTGGGATTGAATGGAAACCACTGACCTGGCTCCGTTACACTGCCTGGATCCCTCTCTACCCCTTAGGAGGCTTGGCAGAAG CTGTCTGCATCGTTCAGTCCATTCCAATCTTCAATGAAACAGGGAAATACAGTCTGGCATTGCCAAACCCACTGAACATCACAatccagttttcatttttgcttcaAATATGCCTTATAGCCTTGTTTTTAG GGGTGTTTTTAAACTACCGCCATCTCTACAAGCAAAGGAAACACCACCTTGGaccaaagaagagaaagatgaagtaa
- the SLC24A1 gene encoding sodium/potassium/calcium exchanger 1, whose protein sequence is MHLPRRRLLHWKRISFLLAIVLLLSLYQLQLSPSALQAPHRAPQPLGPVKVTSRDLSSNKTATTGNITAAPQIKHCVYVNPEPSVPITTSLDSTPQRENGSESYPEGKPPHESKGEYPKDLFSVEERRQGWVVLHIFGMMYVFVALAIVCDEYFVPALGVITEKLGISEDVAGATFMAAGGSAPELFTSLIGVFISHSNVGIGTIVGSAVFNILFVIGTCALFSREILHLTWWPLFRDISFYIVDLLMLILFFLDSVIDWWESLLLLTAYATYVFTMKHNVSLEQWVKQELSKKLNAVQATPAEHMRKRSSGAAAADGTKKAADGKKLEPPAALQRGSSSASLHNTQMRSTIFQLMIHTLDPLTEAKFKDRVDILSTIAKAKVEAPNGQGSKPEAEEEKAASSSIQVTPASDSELSKQKADTAQDGQPSSGSGTSEDSSSEEDSDDDSTDDDENDEPLSLEWPETRKKQAIYLFLFPIVFPLWSTIPDVRNPDSKKLYVITFFGAIIWIAVFSYLMVWWAHQVGETIGISEEIMGLTILAAGTSIPDLITSVIVARKGLGDMAVSSSVGSNIFDITVGLPVPWFLYSVINGLSPVAVSSNGLFCAIVLLFLMLLFVIISIAACKWKMNKLLGLTMFGLYFVFLIISVMLEDKIISCPVSV, encoded by the exons ATGCATTTACCACGGAGAAGGCTGCTACACTGGAAAAGAATCTCCTTCTTGCTTGCCATAGTGTTGCTCCTCTCTCTCTatcagctccagctcagcccctctgccctTCAGGCACCACACAGAGCCCCCCAGCCTCTGGGCCCTGTCAAAGTGACCTCCAGAGACCTCTCCAGCAACAAGACTGCCACGACAGGCAACATCACAGCAGCACCCCAAATAAAGCACTGTGTGTACGTGAATCCTGAGCCCTCTGTGCCCATCACAACATCACTGGATTCAACACCACAGAGAGAAAATGGCAGTGAAAGCTACCCAGAGGGAAAGCCACCCCATGAATCCAAAGGAGAGTATCCCAAGGACCTGTTCAGTGTGGAAGAACGCAGGCAAGGGTGGGTTGTCCTTCACATCTTTGGCATGATGTATGTGTTTGTGGCCTTGGCCATAGTGTGTGATGAGTATTTTGTCCCTGCTTTGGGAGTGATCACAGAGAAGCTGGGGATCTCTGAAGACGTGGCTGGAGCCACCTTCATGGCAGCAGGTGGATCAGCACCAGAACTCTTCACCTCCCTCATAGGCGTCTTCATCTCACACAGCAACGTGGGCATCGGTACCATTGTGGGCTCAGCAGTGTTTAACATCCTCTTTGTCATTGGCACCTGTGCCCTCTTCTCCAGGGAGATTCTCCACCTGACATGGTGGCCCCTGTTTAGAGACATCTCCTTCTACATTGTAGACTTACTGATGCTCATCCTGTTTTTCCTAGACAGTGTCATCGACTGGTGGGAAAGCCTCCTTTTACTGACTGCCTATGCCACCTATGTGTTCACTATGAAACACAACGTGTCCCTGGAGCAATGGGtgaagcaggagctgagcaagAAGCTAAATGCTGTGCAGGCAACACCAGCAGAGCACATGAGGAAG AGGAGCAGtggggcagctgcagctgatggAACAAAGAAGGCAGCAGATGGGAAGAAGCTGGAG CCTCCAGCAGCCTtacagagaggcagcagctcagcctccctACACAACACCCAAATGCGCAGCACCATCTTCCAGCTCATGATCCACACCCTGGACCCCCTGACAGAAG CAAAATTTAAAGACAGAGTGGACATTCTGAGCACCATAGCCAAGGCCAAAGTAGAGGCTCCGAATGGACAAGGATCAAAACCAGAAG cagaagaggagaaggcGGCATCCAGCAGCATTCAGGTAACTCCTGCCAGTGACTCTGAGCTCAGCAAACAGAAGGCAGACACAGCACAGGATGGACAG CCCTCTTCAGGCAGTGGTACCTCAGAagacagcagctctgaggaagaCAGTGATGATGACAGCACAGATGATGATGAAAACGATGAGCCATTATCTCTTGAATGGCCAGAAACTAGGAAAAAACAAGCCATttaccttttcctctttcccattGTCTTCCCTCTCTGGAGCACTATACCTGATGTCAGAAACCCA GATTCAAAAAAACTCTATGTCATCACGTTTTTTGGAGCCATCATCTGGATTGCTGTGTTCTCTTACCTCATGGTGTGGTGGGCTCACCAG GTTGGTGAAACAATTGGGATCTCTGAGGAAATCATGGGGTTGACCATATTGGCAGCAGGAACCTCAATCCCTGACCTCATCACCAGTGTCATTGTAGCACGGAAAGGCTTAGGTGACATGGCTGTCTCCAGTTCTGTAGGCAGCAACATCTTTGATATCACTGTTGG TTTGCCTGTTCCTTGGTTCCTCTATTCTGTCATCAATGGCCTCAGTCCAGTTGCAGTCAGTAGCAATGGTTTGTTTTGTGCAATTGTTCTCCTTTTTCTCATGCTCCTATTTGTGATTATCTCAATAGCTGCATGTAAATGGAAAATGAACAAACTGCTGGGGCTCACTATGTTTGgtctttattttgtgtttttgaTCATCAGTGTGATGTTAGAAGACAAGATAATATCCTGCCCAGTGTCTGTATGA
- the INTS14 gene encoding integrator complex subunit 14 isoform X2, with product MPTVVVMDVSLSMTRPVSVEGSEEYQRKHLAVHGLTMLFEHMATNYKLEFTALVVFSSLWELMVPFTRDYNTLQVVLVTDGCLGIGRGSLRHSLATHSQRSESNRFPLPFPFPSKLYVMCMANLEELQSTDSLDCLERLIDLNNGEGQIFTIDGPLCLKNVQSMFGKLIDLAYTPFHAVLKCGHLTSDVQVFPRPEPFVIDEEIDPIPKAINTDLEIVGFVDIADISSPPVLSRHLVLPIALNREGDEVGAGITDDTEDENSANQIAGKIPNFCVLLHGSLKVEGMVAVVQLGPEWYGMLYSQADSKKKSNLMMSLFEPGPEPLPWLGKMAQLGPISDAKENPYGEDDNKSPFPLQPKNKRSYAQNVTVWIKPSGLQTDVQKILRNARKLPEKTQTFYKELNRLRKAALAFGFLDLLKGVADMLERECTLLPDTAHPDAAFQLTHAAQQLKVASTGASEYAAYDHNIAPLQTDFSSTGTERM from the exons atgccGACGGTGGTGGTGATGGACGTGTCGCTCTCCATGACCCGGCCGGTGTCGGTGGAGGGTTCCGAGGAGTACCAGAGGAAACATTTGGCTGTCCACGGGCTGACCATGCTCTTCGAGCACATGGCGACCAACTACAAGCTGGAGTTCACGGCCCTGGTGgtgttttcctctctctggGAGCTGATGGTGCCCTTTACAAGAGACTACAACACGCTGCAG GTTGTCCTTGTCACCGACGGCTGCCTGGGGATCGGCAGAGGTTCCCTGCGGCACTCGCTGGCGACTCACTCCCAGCGAAGCGAAAGCAATCGATTCCCGTtgcctttccccttcccatccAAGCTGTATGTCATGTGCATGGCCAATCTGGAAGAG CTTCAAAGCACAGATTCTTTAGACTGCCTGGAAAGACTCATAGATTTAAACAATGGGGAGGGGCAAATTTTCACCATTGATGGCCCCCTTTGCCTGAAGAATGTGCAGTCTATGTTTGG GAAGCTAATAGACCTGGCTTATACACCATTCCATGCTGTTCTCAAGTGTGGCCACTTAACATCTGATGTGCAAGTATTTCCCAGGCCAGAACCTTTTGTTATAGATGAGGAAATAGATCCCATCCCTAAAGCAATTAATACAG ATCTTGAAATTGTTGGTTTTGTAGACATAGCTGACATTTCTAGCCCTCCTGTCTTATCCAGACACTTGGTACTGCCCATTGCACTTAACAGAG AAGGTGATGAGGTGGGAGCTGGGATCACAGATGACACTGAAGATGAGAATTCAGCTAATCAGATTGCTGGGAAAATCCCCAACTTCTGTGTTCTATTACATGGCAGCCTGAAAGTGGAAGGCATGGTGGCTGTCGTCCAGTTGGG GCCAGAGTGGTATGGGATGCTCTATTCACAAGCTGATAGCAAGAAGAAATCAAACCTCATGATGTCTCTCTTTGAGCCTGGTCCTGAGCCCCTTCCTTGGCTGGGGAAGATGGCACAGCTTGGACCCATTTCAG aTGCAAAAGAAAATCCTTATGGGGAGGATGACAACAAGAGCCCTTTCCCCTTGCAGCCCAAGAACAAGCGCAGTTACGCACAGAACGTTACCGTCTGGATTAAGCCAAGTGGCCTCCAG ACAGATGTACAGAAGATCTTGAGAAATGCAAGGAAGCTCCCTGAAAAAACTCAGACCTTCTATAAA GAACTGAATCGTTTACGGAAGGCAGCTCTGGCCTTTGGCTTTTTGGACCTTTTGAAGGGAGTGGCAGATATGCTGGAGAGGGAGTGCACCCTGCTGCCTGACACAGCTCACCCTGATGCAGCCTTTCAGCTGACAcatgctgctcagcagctcaaAGTGGCAAGTACTGGAGCATCAGAATATGCTGCCTATGATCATAACATTGCTCCACTCCAGACAGACTTTTCCAGTACTGGCACTGAAAGGATGTGA